Proteins from one Streptomyces sp. NBC_00390 genomic window:
- a CDS encoding copper resistance CopC/CopD family protein — protein sequence MHRATLHTSVYACVALLLAALAVVVGSTPARAHASVASTAPVDRQVLGTPPTRVSLTFTEPVSLGLTRVGVIAPDGDTVATGRPEHPGGRAEKVAVRLRTLSAKGTYTIVWHTVSADSHPVQGTFSFSVGRPTAGSSPASAGPSAGAEHGAVTAAVALHGAARWVSFVGFAVLVGTAFFVVACWPAGFRRRPVHRLLWTGWSALMTATVLSLLVYGPYAAGTSLFSALDGRLIAATLGSRMGLMLVLRAVLLALVAAGLVLARRRVIASGPVPGDRAEYASGAGPSVGPGWLRRMRNTVAVLGVGCALALTWSLAGHSAAGPLAALAVPADTVHLVAMAVWTGGLVALGTVLLRSRDAPDAPFLEPAVTRFSRVAGICVVLLLATGLFQAWRQLGGVSALPGTLYGRVLLAKLCLVAVLVALGAGARAWVRRHYGPAPLVVQGRRRPTRLGPDGGQVRRFGRLVTAETLIAAVLLAVSTVLANTDPATADGGTSADQQGRRPAAGAAPAGPRTAVPFSRAAAFDSGGRSGKGVVAVVVSPAARGVNEVHLAVLDTRGQPRDVPEVRAEFSLRKPSVGPIRVPLTYAGPGHHISSAFSLPLRGRWQLALTVRTSDIDQDVVRIPVDVR from the coding sequence ATGCACCGAGCAACGCTCCACACGTCCGTGTACGCATGCGTCGCACTCCTGCTGGCAGCGCTGGCTGTGGTCGTCGGCTCCACCCCGGCCCGAGCCCACGCCTCCGTGGCGTCGACGGCACCGGTCGACCGGCAGGTGCTCGGCACCCCGCCGACACGGGTGTCACTGACGTTCACCGAACCCGTGAGCCTCGGCCTGACCCGAGTCGGCGTGATCGCGCCGGACGGCGACACCGTCGCGACGGGCCGGCCGGAGCATCCCGGGGGCAGGGCCGAGAAGGTCGCCGTCAGGCTGCGGACCCTGTCGGCCAAGGGCACCTACACCATCGTCTGGCACACGGTTTCGGCCGACTCCCATCCCGTGCAGGGCACGTTCTCCTTCAGCGTCGGCCGGCCGACGGCCGGGAGCTCGCCCGCGTCCGCCGGCCCGTCCGCAGGCGCGGAACACGGCGCGGTGACCGCGGCCGTCGCCCTGCACGGCGCGGCGCGGTGGGTCTCCTTCGTGGGCTTCGCAGTTCTCGTGGGGACCGCCTTCTTCGTCGTGGCCTGCTGGCCCGCCGGATTCCGGCGGCGCCCCGTCCACAGGCTTCTGTGGACCGGCTGGTCCGCCCTCATGACGGCGACGGTGCTCTCCCTGCTCGTCTACGGGCCGTACGCGGCGGGCACCTCCCTGTTCTCCGCCCTGGACGGGCGCCTCATCGCCGCGACGCTGGGCAGCCGCATGGGCCTGATGCTCGTGCTGCGTGCCGTGCTGCTCGCTCTCGTCGCGGCCGGACTGGTCCTCGCCCGCCGGCGAGTGATCGCCAGCGGTCCGGTCCCGGGCGACCGGGCGGAGTACGCATCCGGGGCGGGGCCCTCCGTCGGCCCCGGGTGGCTGCGCCGGATGCGCAACACCGTCGCCGTGCTCGGCGTCGGCTGCGCGCTCGCCCTGACATGGAGCCTCGCGGGCCACAGCGCAGCGGGCCCACTGGCCGCGCTCGCCGTGCCGGCCGACACGGTCCATCTCGTCGCCATGGCGGTCTGGACGGGCGGGCTCGTCGCCCTGGGCACTGTGCTGCTGCGGTCGCGGGACGCCCCCGACGCCCCGTTTCTGGAGCCCGCCGTCACCCGGTTCTCGCGCGTCGCGGGGATATGCGTCGTCCTGCTCCTGGCCACCGGTCTCTTCCAGGCATGGCGGCAGCTGGGCGGTGTGTCGGCACTGCCGGGCACGCTGTACGGACGCGTCCTGCTCGCCAAGTTGTGCCTGGTCGCCGTGCTCGTCGCGCTGGGCGCCGGGGCCCGTGCATGGGTGCGGCGCCACTACGGCCCGGCGCCGTTGGTGGTCCAGGGCCGGCGCAGGCCGACTCGGCTGGGGCCGGACGGCGGCCAGGTCCGGCGCTTCGGGAGGCTGGTGACGGCGGAGACACTGATCGCCGCCGTCCTGCTCGCGGTCTCGACCGTCCTGGCGAACACCGATCCGGCGACCGCGGACGGCGGGACGTCGGCCGACCAGCAGGGCCGGCGGCCCGCGGCGGGAGCGGCGCCCGCCGGGCCCCGGACCGCCGTGCCGTTCAGCCGGGCGGCAGCCTTCGACAGCGGAGGGCGGAGCGGAAAAGGTGTCGTCGCCGTGGTGGTCAGCCCCGCGGCGAGAGGGGTGAACGAAGTCCACCTCGCGGTTCTCGACACCCGGGGACAGCCACGGGACGTGCCCGAGGTACGGGCGGAGTTCAGCCTGCGCAAGCCCTCGGTGGGGCCGATCCGCGTTCCCCTGACGTACGCGGGCCCCGGCCACCACATCTCGAGCGCCTTCTCGCTGCCCCTGCGCGGGCGGTGGCAACTGGCCCTGACCGTACGCACGTCCGACATCGACCAGGACGTCGTACGCATTCCGGTTGATGTCCGCTGA
- a CDS encoding helix-turn-helix domain-containing protein: MSNTRDARKLSADGLEDLRRCAVAAVESGVPRTEVARLYGVSRQTVGAWVRAYRLEGSDALRPRRRGRRPGDQLALSSARQLWMLRTMTTTTPDKVGLRDVLWTWQSLAELAHREFGVLLGTTTIRNYLTRWGFCPDTSQPTRMVPYHAAVTHGLRAITGAMTTGAGTAEAQRRPVTETLWTDHARVRWCVCGPPADPDSRMSLHSDVLFAVTSRRAVLFTPARDPSDGAEIREFYARLLSRQCGPVVIVPGWEPTRRTELLDLWISTHTERTPVAL; the protein is encoded by the coding sequence GTGTCGAACACACGCGACGCTCGCAAACTGTCGGCCGACGGACTTGAGGATCTGCGGCGGTGCGCCGTCGCGGCCGTGGAGTCCGGTGTGCCGCGCACGGAGGTCGCGCGGCTGTACGGAGTCTCCCGGCAGACCGTGGGGGCCTGGGTCCGGGCCTACCGGCTGGAGGGCTCCGACGCGCTGCGCCCGCGCAGACGCGGCCGACGACCGGGCGACCAGCTGGCGCTCTCGTCCGCCCGGCAGCTCTGGATGCTCCGGACCATGACGACGACGACGCCCGACAAGGTGGGACTGCGGGATGTGCTGTGGACCTGGCAGTCCCTCGCGGAGCTGGCCCACCGGGAGTTCGGCGTCCTACTGGGCACCACGACCATCCGCAACTACCTGACCCGGTGGGGATTCTGTCCGGACACATCGCAGCCGACCCGGATGGTCCCCTATCACGCCGCCGTGACGCACGGGCTGCGCGCGATCACGGGGGCCATGACGACGGGCGCCGGGACGGCCGAGGCGCAGAGGAGACCGGTGACAGAAACGCTGTGGACCGACCATGCCCGCGTGCGCTGGTGCGTCTGCGGCCCCCCGGCGGACCCCGACTCACGTATGTCCCTGCACTCCGACGTCCTCTTCGCGGTCACGAGCCGCAGGGCCGTGCTGTTCACGCCGGCCCGGGACCCGTCCGACGGCGCGGAGATACGGGAGTTCTACGCCCGCCTGCTCAGCCGGCAATGCGGCCCGGTCGTCATCGTGCCCGGCTGGGAACCCACCCGCCGGACGGAGTTGCTGGACCTGTGGATCAGCACGCACACCGAGAGGACGCCCGTCGCACTGTGA
- a CDS encoding lytic transglycosylase domain-containing protein, translated as MRIRHEQVSTRSCRSVTRADAPGSADGPARSSTGEVLATAARFGRRLRKGTATAALTAAAVAALTASQAPGLTDSGRQRTDSPAADTDPGATGDSPYYTDLPPLDSPTETPGTGDDEGDANTGEPEAGIPVTVLHAYQQAQAALAESKSGCDLTWQLLAAIGKVESGQARGGRVDANGTTLSPILGPVLNGNGFAKITDTDGGAYDGDTVHDRAVGPMQFIPSTWESWGSDGNGDGKKDPNNIYDAALAAGRYLCAGDRDLSVTPQLHAAILSYNHSQAYLNTVLKWLEYYRKGTYAVPDGTGVLPTGRSDDSDGPNPSPSPSTPGTSEPSTPNPGTTKPDGGGSTGSDPNDPGTEPGSPAPSPAPTRTVARLEIADTGALTAMAGDASGEGVAVRAETSSDTGVPKVTVRLTIVGDTDTALTGGESVRQ; from the coding sequence GTGAGAATCAGGCACGAACAGGTATCCACGCGCAGTTGTCGTAGTGTCACGCGGGCCGACGCGCCGGGGAGCGCGGACGGCCCCGCCCGATCGTCGACGGGAGAGGTTCTCGCAACGGCGGCGCGCTTCGGCAGGAGGCTGCGCAAGGGGACGGCAACCGCCGCCCTGACGGCGGCCGCGGTCGCGGCGCTGACCGCGTCCCAGGCCCCCGGCCTGACCGACAGCGGTCGGCAGCGCACGGACTCTCCCGCGGCCGACACCGACCCCGGCGCGACCGGCGACTCCCCGTACTACACAGATCTGCCGCCCCTTGACAGCCCCACCGAGACGCCCGGCACGGGCGACGATGAAGGTGACGCCAACACCGGTGAGCCCGAAGCCGGCATACCCGTCACCGTCCTGCACGCGTACCAGCAGGCACAGGCCGCCCTCGCCGAGTCCAAGTCCGGCTGCGACCTCACCTGGCAACTGCTCGCGGCCATCGGCAAGGTGGAGTCCGGGCAGGCCCGCGGCGGACGCGTGGACGCGAACGGCACCACGCTGTCGCCCATCCTCGGGCCCGTCCTCAACGGCAACGGCTTTGCGAAGATCACCGACACCGACGGGGGCGCGTACGACGGCGACACGGTGCACGACCGCGCCGTAGGCCCCATGCAGTTCATCCCCTCGACCTGGGAGAGCTGGGGATCTGACGGCAATGGCGACGGCAAGAAGGACCCCAACAACATCTACGACGCGGCGCTCGCCGCCGGCCGCTACCTGTGTGCGGGCGACCGCGACCTGTCGGTCACCCCGCAGTTGCACGCGGCGATCCTCAGCTACAACCACTCGCAGGCATACCTGAACACGGTCCTGAAGTGGCTCGAGTACTACCGCAAGGGCACCTACGCGGTCCCGGACGGCACGGGTGTCCTGCCGACCGGCCGCAGCGACGACAGTGACGGGCCGAACCCCAGCCCGTCACCGAGTACGCCCGGTACGTCCGAGCCGAGTACGCCGAATCCGGGCACCACGAAGCCGGACGGCGGCGGTTCTACGGGCTCCGACCCGAATGATCCCGGCACCGAACCCGGCTCGCCCGCGCCCAGCCCCGCGCCCACCCGCACCGTGGCGCGCCTGGAAATCGCGGACACCGGGGCGCTGACCGCGATGGCGGGCGACGCGTCCGGTGAGGGGGTGGCCGTGCGGGCCGAGACCTCGTCGGACACGGGCGTGCCGAAGGTCACGGTGCGGCTCACGATCGTCGGCGACACGGACACGGCCCTCACCGGCGGCGAGAGCGTCCGGCAGTAG
- a CDS encoding Uma2 family endonuclease: MTAEMVAPAWMHEQITAEEYESWSEEQCAGIEIVDGMVVVSPSASKRHNRPARILANALDAAAGPEWNADTDFDVRLQDVPLTNRRPDVVVYHADTIDITPTRPEHVLLVAEVVSPGSETTDRIVKVDQYAKAGIGFYWRIEQAATGVPLVYTYVLDPATKTYRNGDMFTGVLKVAAPFAVEIDLGQV; encoded by the coding sequence ATGACGGCCGAGATGGTGGCCCCGGCGTGGATGCATGAGCAGATCACGGCGGAGGAGTACGAGTCCTGGTCCGAGGAGCAGTGCGCCGGTATCGAGATCGTGGACGGGATGGTCGTCGTGAGTCCGAGTGCGTCCAAGCGGCACAACCGGCCGGCCCGGATTCTGGCGAACGCCCTGGATGCCGCCGCGGGCCCGGAGTGGAACGCCGACACGGACTTCGACGTCCGGCTTCAGGACGTCCCGCTCACCAATCGCCGCCCGGACGTCGTCGTGTACCACGCAGACACGATCGATATCACCCCCACCCGCCCTGAGCACGTGCTGCTGGTCGCGGAGGTGGTGTCGCCAGGCTCGGAGACCACCGACCGGATCGTGAAGGTCGACCAGTACGCCAAGGCAGGCATCGGCTTCTACTGGCGGATCGAGCAGGCCGCGACAGGCGTTCCTCTCGTGTACACCTACGTTCTCGACCCCGCGACGAAGACCTACCGGAACGGAGACATGTTCACAGGCGTCCTCAAGGTAGCGGCCCCCTTCGCGGTGGAGATCGACCTCGGCCAGGTCTGA
- a CDS encoding ferredoxin reductase family protein, which yields MAVASNTVRRGTVLPVDAAHWAMWTFVIVNAVTIEALFLSAGSGKNGVLTVAKFFGLHAALLMLFQLLLVARLPWLDRRIGMDRLTVWHRWVGFLLLWTVLTHATLVVLGYANLDDTSMGKTFVALSGVPASLLGMLAAAVIVVIAVISTRPLRRRLRYEVWHGLHLLLYVALGLSFVHQLQETTTFTSSAFATAYWWILWLFAFGALLTGRVAVPLWRNAYHRFRVAAVVPESDDVVSVYVTGRHLDKLPARAGQFCIWRFPEHNHWWLANPFSLSAAPGGQGLRLTAKAAGSTSAGLRNVPVGSRAFVEGPYGAFTSLHRTRPGTLLIAGGVGITPVRAMLEEAAPGDVVVLYRVRSEADAVLLNEVRHLVALRGGRLHLLTGRTGEGGTPPFGPGSLHQLVPDITERDVYVCGPPAMTRAVLAGLRDLRVPARQVHAEKFGLA from the coding sequence ATGGCGGTGGCGAGTAACACGGTGCGCAGAGGCACCGTGCTTCCGGTGGACGCGGCGCACTGGGCGATGTGGACTTTCGTCATCGTCAACGCGGTGACCATCGAGGCGCTGTTCCTCAGCGCGGGTTCAGGCAAGAACGGGGTGCTCACGGTCGCCAAGTTCTTCGGACTGCACGCAGCCCTGCTGATGCTGTTCCAACTGCTGCTGGTCGCCCGGCTGCCCTGGCTGGACCGCCGCATCGGGATGGACCGGCTCACGGTGTGGCACCGCTGGGTCGGCTTCTTGCTGCTGTGGACCGTCCTCACCCACGCCACGCTGGTGGTGCTCGGCTATGCGAACCTCGACGACACGTCCATGGGGAAGACGTTCGTCGCACTGAGCGGGGTGCCGGCCTCCCTGCTGGGCATGCTCGCCGCGGCCGTCATCGTCGTGATCGCCGTGATCTCCACCCGGCCCCTGCGGCGGCGACTGCGGTACGAGGTCTGGCACGGTCTGCACCTGCTGCTCTACGTGGCTCTGGGCCTGTCGTTCGTCCACCAGCTGCAGGAGACCACGACGTTCACGTCTTCCGCGTTCGCCACGGCCTACTGGTGGATTCTGTGGCTGTTCGCCTTCGGCGCCCTGCTGACCGGGCGTGTCGCCGTGCCGCTGTGGCGCAACGCCTACCACCGGTTCCGCGTCGCGGCCGTGGTACCGGAGTCGGACGATGTGGTCTCCGTGTACGTCACCGGCCGACACCTCGACAAACTCCCGGCCAGGGCGGGGCAGTTCTGCATCTGGCGGTTCCCCGAGCACAACCACTGGTGGCTGGCCAACCCCTTCTCCCTGTCGGCGGCGCCGGGCGGACAAGGGCTGCGCCTCACGGCGAAGGCGGCGGGCAGCACCAGTGCCGGCCTGCGGAACGTCCCGGTCGGCAGCCGCGCCTTCGTCGAGGGACCGTACGGGGCGTTCACCTCGCTGCACCGGACCCGGCCCGGCACCCTGCTGATCGCCGGGGGTGTGGGGATCACGCCCGTGCGGGCCATGCTGGAGGAGGCGGCGCCCGGCGACGTCGTCGTGCTGTACCGGGTGCGCAGCGAGGCCGACGCCGTGCTGCTGAACGAGGTGCGCCACCTGGTCGCGCTACGGGGCGGACGGCTGCACCTGCTCACCGGCAGAACCGGCGAGGGCGGCACCCCGCCGTTCGGCCCGGGCAGCCTGCACCAGCTGGTCCCCGACATCACCGAACGCGACGTGTACGTCTGCGGCCCGCCCGCCATGACCAGGGCCGTGCTCGCCGGCCTGCGAGACCTGCGGGTCCCTGCGCGACAGGTGCACGCTGAGAAGTTCGGTCTGGCCTGA
- a CDS encoding fatty acid desaturase family protein: MIRNTAARPSPPEASGSDFARLSRKITDAGLLGRRPGYYTVRITTVAGLYAGGWTAFALIGDSWWTLAIAAFLAVVFGQVALVAHDVAHRQVFRRRRASEVSGRTAGAGIGMGYGWWHDKHTRHHANPNHEELDPDLNPDLLVWSQDQARIATGLPRLIGRWQAFLFFPLLTLEGFNLHVSSVKALANRSLKNRTLDGALLFAHFVTYLTVLFWVLPPGMAIAFLTVQQGLFGVYLGLLFAPNHKGMPILSGKDRPDFLRRQVLTSRNVRGGWFTDIALGGLNHQIEHHLFPSMPSPHLRKARPIVQRYCEELGVDYVETGLIASYRQALTSLHRAGAPLRNARVPA, encoded by the coding sequence ATGATCAGGAACACCGCGGCCCGTCCCTCGCCGCCGGAGGCGTCCGGCAGCGACTTCGCCCGGCTGTCGAGGAAGATCACTGACGCTGGTCTGCTGGGGCGCCGCCCCGGCTATTACACGGTCCGGATCACCACGGTGGCCGGGCTCTATGCCGGCGGGTGGACCGCCTTCGCGCTCATCGGCGACAGCTGGTGGACACTGGCGATCGCCGCCTTCCTGGCCGTCGTCTTCGGCCAGGTCGCCCTGGTCGCCCATGACGTAGCTCACCGTCAGGTGTTCCGTCGGCGCCGGGCCAGCGAGGTGTCCGGGCGGACCGCCGGAGCCGGTATCGGGATGGGCTACGGGTGGTGGCATGACAAGCACACCCGCCACCACGCCAACCCCAACCATGAGGAACTCGACCCTGACCTCAACCCCGACCTGCTGGTCTGGTCCCAGGATCAGGCCCGGATCGCCACGGGGCTCCCTCGTCTGATCGGCCGCTGGCAGGCGTTCCTGTTCTTTCCGCTCCTGACGCTGGAGGGCTTCAACCTGCACGTGTCGAGCGTGAAGGCGCTGGCCAATCGCTCGCTCAAGAACCGAACGCTCGACGGCGCCCTGCTGTTCGCGCACTTCGTGACCTATCTGACCGTGCTGTTCTGGGTGCTGCCGCCCGGCATGGCAATTGCCTTCCTCACAGTCCAGCAGGGGCTGTTCGGCGTGTACCTCGGCCTGCTGTTCGCGCCCAACCACAAGGGCATGCCGATCCTGAGTGGCAAGGACCGTCCGGATTTCCTCCGCCGCCAAGTGCTCACCTCGCGCAACGTGCGCGGCGGCTGGTTCACCGACATTGCACTGGGCGGGCTGAACCACCAGATCGAGCATCATCTGTTCCCCAGCATGCCCAGCCCTCATCTCCGCAAGGCCCGGCCCATCGTCCAACGCTACTGCGAGGAACTGGGGGTGGATTACGTGGAGACCGGCCTAATCGCCTCCTACCGGCAGGCCCTCACCAGCCTCCATCGGGCCGGAGCCCCGCTGCGGAACGCCCGCGTCCCCGCCTAG
- a CDS encoding ribonuclease BN, producing MISRSAVGRGWRRSRDLELGSRSLGFAALGFLTLVPLLIIVSSADPEHGRGFAQWLGEGLGVSTASRHQVEQLFTGPGQALRTTTAFGIAALAVFGLTFGAAVQTGYEKVWDLPPARWWARWRHVVWLGVLTGYLFVSATTTLQREPLAGGAVASLSAVLFIWWSQRMLLGGRIRWRALLPGAVATVIGLLGLRVFSRLVFSPLIASNAVTYGPVGTVLVIQSWLVGVGVVVFGGVLVGRLVHEEIPRVTRALKRRG from the coding sequence ATGATCAGCCGTTCAGCAGTCGGGCGTGGATGGCGGCGGAGCAGGGATCTTGAGCTGGGGTCGCGTTCGCTGGGCTTCGCGGCGCTGGGGTTTCTCACGCTCGTGCCGCTGCTGATCATTGTCTCCTCTGCCGACCCCGAACACGGGCGGGGGTTCGCGCAGTGGCTGGGGGAAGGGCTCGGCGTCTCGACGGCCTCCAGGCACCAGGTCGAGCAGCTGTTCACCGGCCCTGGTCAGGCACTACGGACCACGACCGCCTTCGGTATCGCCGCCCTTGCCGTGTTCGGCCTGACCTTCGGGGCGGCGGTGCAGACCGGCTACGAGAAGGTCTGGGATCTGCCGCCGGCCCGCTGGTGGGCCAGGTGGCGTCATGTGGTGTGGCTCGGCGTCCTCACCGGATACCTCTTCGTCTCCGCCACCACCACGCTTCAGCGCGAACCCCTGGCGGGTGGGGCCGTCGCGTCGCTGAGCGCAGTCCTGTTCATCTGGTGGTCCCAGCGCATGCTGCTCGGCGGGCGGATCCGCTGGCGTGCCCTGTTGCCCGGCGCGGTGGCCACCGTGATCGGGCTGCTCGGCCTGAGGGTCTTCTCCCGGCTCGTCTTCTCACCGTTGATCGCATCCAACGCCGTCACCTACGGCCCCGTCGGAACCGTCCTGGTCATCCAGTCCTGGCTGGTCGGCGTGGGCGTCGTCGTCTTCGGCGGGGTCCTGGTCGGCCGGCTGGTGCACGAGGAGATCCCGCGCGTGACACGCGCACTGAAACGCCGAGGGTGA
- a CDS encoding TspO/MBR family protein codes for MRLLSERSGPDTSGWKTYAATTIATVATAAAGSAAVDADSAWYRSLSKPSWQPPSWAFGVVWTSLYASLAWATGRALNNAPPGERTPLAASTAVNLIVNGAWNWLFFRKQSPAAGLLATLALDVSNVQLIGRVVRADKTAALALLPYAAWCVFATALNAELAERNCSRRGGREKGPAPL; via the coding sequence ATGAGGCTATTGAGCGAGCGGTCCGGGCCAGACACGAGCGGCTGGAAAACTTACGCCGCCACGACCATCGCCACCGTTGCGACCGCCGCGGCTGGCTCCGCTGCCGTCGACGCGGACAGCGCCTGGTACAGATCCCTGTCCAAGCCGTCCTGGCAGCCGCCCTCGTGGGCGTTCGGGGTGGTGTGGACATCGCTGTACGCGAGCCTGGCTTGGGCCACGGGCCGGGCCCTGAACAACGCGCCGCCTGGGGAGCGGACACCGCTCGCCGCCAGCACGGCGGTGAATCTCATCGTGAACGGGGCGTGGAACTGGCTGTTCTTCCGTAAGCAGAGCCCGGCCGCCGGCCTGCTGGCCACCCTCGCGCTCGATGTCAGCAACGTCCAGCTCATCGGCCGCGTCGTCCGGGCAGACAAGACTGCGGCCCTCGCCCTGCTGCCGTATGCGGCCTGGTGCGTCTTCGCGACCGCCCTCAACGCTGAGCTGGCCGAGCGTAACTGCAGCCGTCGAGGTGGGAGGGAGAAGGGACCGGCGCCGTTGTGA
- a CDS encoding DUF6233 domain-containing protein: MEGPAQPRRPERPLLHRGDCGLCKAAGYLSKDEVLLTAEQFTELQMCDICQPWGVLGIPKLGGA; the protein is encoded by the coding sequence GTGGAAGGTCCAGCCCAACCGCGTCGCCCGGAACGCCCTCTACTCCATCGCGGAGACTGCGGGCTGTGCAAAGCAGCCGGCTACCTGAGCAAGGACGAAGTCCTCCTCACCGCGGAGCAGTTCACCGAGCTGCAGATGTGCGACATCTGCCAGCCATGGGGAGTCCTCGGCATCCCCAAGCTCGGCGGGGCCTGA
- a CDS encoding fatty acid desaturase family protein — MHRRPGYYTARITTVGVLYAGGWTAFVLIGSSWWTLVIAAFLALVFGQVALLAHDVAHRQVFRLRKASERFGRIAGNAGIGMGYGWWQDKHTRHHANPNHETLDPDLAPDLLVWSQQQARAAKGLPRLIGRSQDFLFFSLLTLEGFNLHVMGVKALANRSLKHRAQEGTLLFAHFALFLAALFLVLPPGMVIAFLAVHQGLFGLYLGSIFAPNHKGMPILTGKDRPDFLRRQVLTSRNVRGGRFTDIALGGLNHQIEHHLFPSMPTPQLRAARPIVRRYCKELGIPYTETGLIASYRQALTSLHQAGRPIRDARYRSAKTSSAS, encoded by the coding sequence ATGCACCGCCGCCCCGGCTACTACACGGCCCGCATCACGACGGTAGGCGTGCTCTACGCCGGCGGCTGGACCGCTTTCGTACTCATCGGCTCCAGCTGGTGGACACTGGTCATCGCCGCCTTCCTCGCCCTGGTTTTCGGCCAGGTCGCCCTCCTCGCTCACGACGTGGCCCACAGGCAGGTATTCCGGCTTCGCAAGGCCAGCGAGCGGTTCGGCCGGATCGCCGGGAACGCGGGTATCGGGATGGGCTACGGCTGGTGGCAGGACAAGCACACTCGCCACCACGCCAACCCCAACCACGAAACCCTCGACCCCGACCTGGCCCCCGACCTGCTGGTCTGGTCGCAGCAACAGGCCCGCGCCGCCAAGGGCCTTCCCCGGCTCATCGGGCGCTCCCAGGACTTCCTCTTCTTCTCTCTCCTCACGCTGGAGGGCTTCAATCTGCATGTGATGGGTGTGAAGGCCCTGGCCAACCGTTCGTTGAAACACCGCGCCCAGGAAGGCACCCTGCTCTTCGCCCACTTCGCGCTCTTTCTCGCTGCGCTGTTCCTGGTGCTGCCGCCCGGTATGGTGATCGCCTTCCTCGCCGTTCACCAGGGCCTGTTCGGCCTCTACCTCGGCTCCATCTTCGCCCCCAACCACAAGGGCATGCCGATTCTGACCGGCAAGGACCGCCCCGACTTCCTACGCCGCCAGGTCCTCACCTCACGCAACGTGCGCGGCGGCCGGTTCACCGACATAGCCCTCGGCGGTCTCAACCACCAGATCGAGCACCACCTGTTCCCCAGCATGCCCACCCCTCAACTGCGCGCCGCCCGCCCCATCGTCCGCCGCTACTGCAAGGAACTGGGCATCCCCTACACCGAGACCGGTCTCATCGCCTCCTACCGACAAGCCCTCACAAGCCTTCACCAGGCAGGACGCCCCATCCGCGACGCACGCTACCGCTCAGCCAAAACTTCATCCGCGTCCTGA
- a CDS encoding SRPBCC family protein, which translates to MAGKDTKQPETQESGMGGLREALSGFVGSQVERLAEKASDKLTDVTDQLTDAAENGGLLKIGSRILGGESPVKAFLSEKAKGLKDSVVNKVKEAFGGGKGKSGSSKSMNIIEVLDVGVPLRTAYDYWTQYEEFSSFTKGVHNVSKSDEMTSDWKVKVGPSSRSFKATVQEQIPDDRIVWTSEGAKGTTKGAVSFHELAPTLTRIVLVVEYYPSGFFEKTGNLWRAQGRRMRLDFKHFQRYVTLTEEEPEGWRGEIRDGEVVMSHDEAMEEEEAAQAEEYEAAEDEEGDAEDEEDEEEGDVEAEEWEDEPADEEREE; encoded by the coding sequence ATGGCCGGGAAGGACACGAAGCAGCCGGAGACGCAGGAGTCGGGGATGGGCGGACTGCGTGAGGCACTGTCGGGTTTCGTCGGTTCACAGGTTGAACGGCTCGCGGAGAAAGCCAGTGACAAGCTCACGGACGTCACCGATCAGCTCACCGATGCCGCCGAGAACGGCGGCCTGCTCAAAATCGGCTCGCGCATCCTCGGGGGCGAATCCCCCGTGAAGGCGTTCCTGTCCGAGAAGGCCAAAGGCCTCAAGGACAGCGTCGTGAACAAGGTCAAGGAAGCGTTCGGCGGCGGCAAGGGCAAGTCCGGTAGCAGCAAGAGCATGAACATCATTGAGGTCCTCGATGTCGGCGTGCCCCTGCGCACGGCCTACGACTACTGGACGCAGTACGAGGAGTTCAGCAGCTTCACCAAGGGCGTTCACAACGTCTCGAAGAGCGACGAGATGACCAGCGACTGGAAGGTCAAGGTCGGCCCCTCTTCGCGCAGCTTCAAAGCGACTGTCCAGGAGCAGATCCCGGACGACCGGATCGTCTGGACCTCCGAAGGCGCAAAGGGGACGACCAAGGGTGCGGTCAGTTTCCACGAACTGGCGCCGACACTGACGCGGATCGTCCTGGTCGTGGAGTACTACCCGTCCGGGTTCTTCGAAAAGACCGGCAATCTTTGGCGGGCCCAGGGCCGCCGGATGAGGCTGGACTTCAAGCACTTCCAGCGGTACGTCACTCTCACCGAGGAAGAGCCGGAAGGCTGGCGCGGCGAGATCCGGGACGGCGAAGTCGTCATGTCGCACGACGAAGCGATGGAAGAGGAAGAAGCAGCACAGGCCGAGGAGTACGAAGCCGCGGAAGACGAAGAGGGCGATGCTGAGGACGAAGAAGACGAAGAAGAAGGGGACGTCGAGGCAGAGGAGTGGGAGGACGAGCCCGCCGATGAAGAGCGGGAGGAGTGA